CGCCTTTGGCCTTGGCAAGCGAGGCGCGGGCCAGCATTGCCAGCATTTCGTTGACGGCGCGCGGGGTTTTGGCGCTTTCATCCTCCAGCGAATAGCTGGCGTAATCGGGGTAGCCCAGCAGCGCGGCCTGCCGCGCGCGCAGCGCGGCTATCAGGGAAACCAGCGCCGTATTGTCGGTATCGCCGCCGTCCGCGCGGGAGACGGAGGCGCGGTAAATCCGCTCGCGCAGCGCGCGGTTTTTAAGCTGCTCCAGCGCGGGCTGCACGGTGGTGTTTTGCAGCGCGATAACCCATTTTCCGGCAAGGCCGCGCTCTTTGGCGGCCTCCGCCGCCGCGCCTTTCTGCTGTTCGGAGAAGCCGTCCAGCTCCGCGATATTGTCAACAACCACGGCATTGCTTTTGGCCGCTTTAAGCAAATTCTGGCCGAATTTGGTGCTAAACAAGGAGAGTTTTTTGTTTATCTCCTTCAGTTCCGCCTTGCCGGATTCGGGGAGTTTGGCGCCGGCGCGCACGAATTGCCTGTAATACCGCTCCAGCAACTGCGCCGATTCGGGGTCCAGTCCCAATTTGTCCCGCCGCGTATAAAGCTCGTCAATGCGCGCGAACAATGCCGGGTTGAGGCTGATAGCGTCCTGATGCGCGGCCAGCCGGGGCGACACCTCCTCCTCTATTTTCTGCATTTCATCGTCGGTATTGGAGGCGTTGAGGTTGAAAAACGCCTTTGACACCCGCGCAAGCAACGCGCCTGAACGCTCCAGCGCGAGTATGGTATTGTCAAACGCCGGAGCCTCGCCGCTGCGGGCAATGGCATCCGCCTCGGCAAGCTGTTCGGCCATGCCGCGCTCAAAAGCGGGCCTGAAATCGGAGTTCTTTATCCTGTCAAACGGCGGCAGATGATACGGCAGCGGGCTTGGCCGGAAGAACGGGTTCTCCGGCGGCGTCTGCGCATTAGCCGACAACGCGCAGGCCGCAAACAGCGACGTAAACAGGTATCTCATAATTTTGCCTCCGTATACTGCCTATTTTACCAAAGATTGCTCCGCCATCACCGCTGCGGTGTAGACATAGAGTTCCGCGCCCGAATCCTTCCAGGCGCCGGGAGCAAGGCCCGCCTTCTCACCGCAGAGGGAATTCATAAACTCCTCCCGCGAGCGGAAATGCTCCCACACCTGCGGCAGATAAGTCCCGCCGCGCGCGCCTTTGCGGATAAGCACGCCGTGTTTGCCGGGGATTATTTCTTCCGCGCTTTTGACGCGCTTCATCGGCGAGAGCACCGATATTTCAATATCCACGGCAGCCAATTCGTCGCGGGACAGGCCCGGAAACCGCGGGTCCGAAAACGCGCTTTGCTTTGCCATTTGCGCCACGCAATCCGCCAGCGTCTGGCGGGCCTCAAGGCTGCCTATGCAGCCGCGCAGTTCGCCGCGCTTGTGCAGCGTCACAAAAGCCGCCGCCGGCGCATTGAAGGCCGGATGCGCGGAGAGTTCCGGCGGGGGGGGTATTGTTTTGTCAAAAGCGCGGGCTATGCTCTGCCGGGCAAGGGCAAGCAGGTCTTTGCGTTCCGCCTCCGAAAGCGGGAAAAGTTCCGCGCCCCCGTCCGCCGCGCAGAACACCCCCGCGCCGTAGCCTACAGTGCTTTGCGCGTCCGCGCCTTTAACGTCGCCGGAGTTGTCATAGCGCAGCAGCCGGAAATCGCCAGCGCCAAGCTCCATGGCGGCGCGCGCGCCGGCGCGCGCGGCGGCCTCGCCGCAACAGGCGGTGTCATAGCCCTCAAGCCGCTTTTCCATAAGCAGCCGCGCCGCAAGCCCGAAATACTCTGGCCCCGCACCCCGCGCGGCAACCCCCAGCGAAAACATCAGCGAATTATCCGCCAGCCGCGCAACCTCCGCCGGAGGATAATGCGACAGGTCCGCCGAAATCACCAGCAGCGCCTTGCTGCCTTTCAGCGCGGCGGCCAGCGCGCGGCCCAGTTTTTCAAGAATTTCGCCGTCGCCGGTATTAAGCAGCAGCGGCAGCATTTTACGCGCTTTCCCGCCCAGGCATTGCAGGAAGGGAAGCTGAACCTCTATGGAATGCTCGCCGTCATGCGCTTTGGGCAGAACCTCAAACAAGGGAGACAGTTCCGCCAGCCGGCGATGCAGCCCGCCGTCAATTTCCACACGCCCCAGCGGAGTTTCAAAGGCGCCCTCGCCCCACAGCGCGGCGCCGC
This is a stretch of genomic DNA from Elusimicrobiales bacterium. It encodes these proteins:
- the amrB gene encoding AmmeMemoRadiSam system protein B — translated: MKSMTRPPAAAGSFYPARPRELEAAVKSFISGGEDSPGVKAILSPHAGYVYSGAAAGAAWAAVKNLDFETAVILGTGHRADIRGAALWGEGAFETPLGRVEIDGGLHRRLAELSPLFEVLPKAHDGEHSIEVQLPFLQCLGGKARKMLPLLLNTGDGEILEKLGRALAAALKGSKALLVISADLSHYPPAEVARLADNSLMFSLGVAARGAGPEYFGLAARLLMEKRLEGYDTACCGEAAARAGARAAMELGAGDFRLLRYDNSGDVKGADAQSTVGYGAGVFCAADGGAELFPLSEAERKDLLALARQSIARAFDKTIPPPPELSAHPAFNAPAAAFVTLHKRGELRGCIGSLEARQTLADCVAQMAKQSAFSDPRFPGLSRDELAAVDIEISVLSPMKRVKSAEEIIPGKHGVLIRKGARGGTYLPQVWEHFRSREEFMNSLCGEKAGLAPGAWKDSGAELYVYTAAVMAEQSLVK